CCGAAGGCACCGAGAAGGGTTCGATCGTGCTCGGCCAGGGCATGATGTTCGAAACCATCGAAAAGGGCCTGGTCGGCCTGGCCAAGGGCGAAGAGAAGACCCTGGACGTCGAGTTCCCGGCTGACTGGCGCGTGCCGGTGCTGGCGGGCAAGACCGTGCAGGTCACCGTCAAGGTCGTCGAGCTGTCCGAGCCGGTCGTGCCGGCCGTCGATGAAGCCTTCATCAAGAGCTTCGGCGTGAAGGGCGGCGACGTCGAGCAGTTCCGCAGCGACATCCGCGCCAACCTGGAGCGCGAGCTGAAGGGCGCCCTGATGAACCGCCTGCGCCGCGAAGTGGGCGAGCAGCTGATCGCCGCCTATTCGTCGGTGGAAATGCCGCCGCGCCTGGTCGAGAACGAAGCCCGCGCCATGCTGGGCCAGCAGGTCGAGCAGGCCCGCCGCAACGGCCAGAACGTCGGTGAAATCCCGGCCGATGCCCACGAAGGCTTCAAGGACGCCGCCGCCAAGCGCGTGCTGGTCGGCCTGGTGGTGGGCGAAGTGGCCCGCACCAACGACCTGCGCCTGGAACCCAAGCGCCTGAATGAAACGATGCGTCTGATCGCTTCGACCTACGAAGAGCCGGAACAGGTCATTGAGATGTACCGCAACGACCCCCAGCTGATGTCTGGTCTGCAGAACCGTGTGATGGAAGAGCAGGTGATCGACTGGATCGCCGAGCGCGCCCAGCACACCGAAGAAAAGCTGTCGTTCCAGGACGCGATCCGCCAGTAACACGGGGCGGATCTCCCCATACCCCGCGCCTGCACCGGCGCGGGGGTGTTTCCCCCCAAGACAGGTACCTCACGAAATGGACAACCGGACCAAAGCCCTGAACATGGTTCCCATGGTGGTCGAGCAGACCAGCCGCGGCGAGCGTGCCTACGACATCTATTCGCGCCTGTTGAAGGAGCGCCTGATCTTCCTCGTGGGCCCGATCGACGATCACATGGCCAACGTGGTGGTGGCGCAGCTGCTGTTCCTGGAAGCGGAAAACCCGGAAAAGGACATCAGCATCTACATCAACTCGCCGGGTGGCGTGGTCACCGCCGGCATGGCGATCTACGACACCATGCAGTACATCAAGCCGGACGTGAGCACCATCTGCGTCGGCCAGGCCGCCTCGATGGGCGCCCTGCTGCTGGCCTCGGGCGCTGCCGGCAAGCGTTATGCGCTGCCGAACTCGCGCGTGATGATCCACCAGCCGCTGGGCGGCTTCCAGGGCCAGGCCACGGACATCGACATCCATGCCCGTGAAATCCTGACCCTGCGTTCGCGCCTGAACGAAGTGCTGGCCAAGCACACCGGCCAGTCGCTGGAAACGATCGCCCGCGACACCGAGCGCGACAACTTCAAGAGCGCAGTCGACTCGGTGGCCTACGGCCTGGTCGACCAGGTGCTGGAGCGTCGTCCGGAAGAGTCGATCCAGGCCGGTTGATCGGCCTGCACGGGGCCAGGGAGGCCCCGTTCCTGCAGGGTCGGACCGGGACTGTCGTCCCTCCGGCCCTGTGCTATTCTCGAATCGAACCCCCGTTCAGCGGGTGGGGTAACTGGGTAAGCGAAGCATGAGCGAAGACCGCCAAGGTCGTTCCACGGACACCGGCAAGATCCTCTACTGCTCTTTCTGCGGAAAGAGCCAGCATGAAGTGCGCAAGCTTATTGCGGGTCCGAGCGTGTTCATCTGCGATGAATGCGTGGAGCTGTGCAACGACATCATCCGTGAAGAACTCGAGGAAAAGGCGCAGTCGGCGCGCAGTTCGCTGCCCAAGCCGCGCGAGATCCTCGAGGTGCTCGACCAGTACGTGATTGGCCAGAACCGGGCCAAGCGCACCCTGGCCGTGGCCGTCTACAACCACTACAAGCGCATCGAGAGCCGGCAGAAGAACGATGAGGTCGAACTGGCCAAGTCGAACATCCTGCTGGTCGGCCCGACCGGTTCGGGCAAGACGCTGCTGGCCGAAACCCTGGCCCGCCTGCTCAACGTGCCGTTCACCATGGCCGACGCCACCACGCTGACCGAAGCCGGTTACGTGGGCGAGGACGTGGAGAACATCATCCAGAAGCTGCTGCAGAAGTGCGACTACGACGTCGAGAAGGCACAGCAGGGCATCGTCTACATCGATGAAATCGACAAGATCTCGCGCAAGAGCGAGAACCCGTCGATCAC
This genomic stretch from Stenotrophomonas sp. SAU14A_NAIMI4_5 harbors:
- the tig gene encoding trigger factor; the encoded protein is MQASIETIGNLERRLSFSLPEDRLQSHINGRLGEIARTTRIKGFRPGKVPAKVIEQRFGAQVRGEALDGLLRETFDAAVREHDLRIVGSPRIDKGEEGEFSFVATVEVVPDFGDIDVSKLTVVRHTAEITDADIDQMIENLQNQRRTWAPVTRGAQDGDLVALETWSQAGEERLPAEGTEKGSIVLGQGMMFETIEKGLVGLAKGEEKTLDVEFPADWRVPVLAGKTVQVTVKVVELSEPVVPAVDEAFIKSFGVKGGDVEQFRSDIRANLERELKGALMNRLRREVGEQLIAAYSSVEMPPRLVENEARAMLGQQVEQARRNGQNVGEIPADAHEGFKDAAAKRVLVGLVVGEVARTNDLRLEPKRLNETMRLIASTYEEPEQVIEMYRNDPQLMSGLQNRVMEEQVIDWIAERAQHTEEKLSFQDAIRQ
- the clpP gene encoding ATP-dependent Clp endopeptidase proteolytic subunit ClpP, with the protein product MDNRTKALNMVPMVVEQTSRGERAYDIYSRLLKERLIFLVGPIDDHMANVVVAQLLFLEAENPEKDISIYINSPGGVVTAGMAIYDTMQYIKPDVSTICVGQAASMGALLLASGAAGKRYALPNSRVMIHQPLGGFQGQATDIDIHAREILTLRSRLNEVLAKHTGQSLETIARDTERDNFKSAVDSVAYGLVDQVLERRPEESIQAG